The genomic interval TTTTAGAGAGAATATTTTGCCCATACATACTATTGGGCTAAAccaaatctattaaaaaaactttcaaaaagttcttcatCATGACTTTAGAGTTCCAACATAAAACAACGTTAATTAAAACTTAGTACTAGAAAAGACATAAAGGTAACATTAAACTAAGCTCTCATTGGCTGCAGTGACACCGAGAGATCTCACAGCTCTTTTAATGCTGAGTGGAGGTCCTTCAATCCTATTAGTTGTTTGACAAGTCAATccatcttttgcttcttcacaTTGCATGCTGTGACCAGTCAACCTCTTCAAAGCAAGTTTCAAGCACCTTACAACAGCTGCTACTACTTGTGTTTGTCATGCATTTTGGCTGAGGAAGTTATTAAACACTTTGAGTTTTGAATAAGTTGGAGCAACAGAAATTTTCATTGACAACATATCATTCTTTGCATTGGGGAAAAATCCAGTATTTCATGACAGAAACAAACACATAGACACCAAGTTTCATTTTATTAGAGAAAACATCACAAAGAATGAAGTTCAACTCAAATATGTgacatctaaaaattaaattgctGACATTTTTACCAAAGCATTGAAATTTGAAGACTTCTATAGATTAAGGGTTGTGCTAGGAGTTGTTGAAAAATGACTTTGATATTCCATACTTGCTGGAACAACATCATGGGGCCATACTGCAGCTTTATTTGGCTTTACAACTTTATCTTCACAATTTCAGTTCTTTAGCACAATCTCCACTGTAAGCAGATTTATCTATTGCATATTTGCATGTTGATATAGTTAATTGATGACATGACTGTTAAATTTTCACTATTATTGTTAGGCCACAACAAGCTTCAGCATGTTCCTTCTCAGTTGGGATGATATAAGGTGGCAGCATGTTCCTTCTCAGTTGGGATGATATAAGGTGGCATATCAGATGGTGTCAACTACCACCATGAATGCTTACAAGTTTAAAGGGGGAGTGTTGAATATTATGTAAACTTGTAGTTCAGTTGTATGTATGTGTGAGAGAGTTTAATTGTGGGCCCCTGGTCAATGGTTGTGGATGTTGACAAGACATATGTATGTTTTGTTAAAAGGTACATTTGGTAGTGTACGGAACTGAGGAGATCAAAACCTCTGTTTCGCAGCTCAAGTAGAGAAGAAGCAGCTATGTAATTGTATGAATTGCTATTGTATTTGTGGTTTTGTTTCTGCAGGAttttttatcttgtttcttTGAGAAACAAAACCAGTCAGAAAATGCAGATCTTTtcttagatatataaatatatattatttttacttgttttttcttcttcacatGTAAATAATTATACAAGTTTTGAACTCAACTCATCCATTTTGTGGAGAACGTGTTAGAAAATGCAAATATTTTGAACCTGGTGTGGtgtgtttaatttaattaactagtTCTTTGTGTGTCACTAGCATCATTCCAAATTGCACGTTGCTAACTCTCAAAGTGACAGGAGATATGCATGCCATGTCGTCATCAATGGAAGACATTTCAAACATTAGTGGCCATCTATTTTGAGGTTATACCCCCAAAAGTcatattgatgattttttattattattattattattattattattattattattattattattattattacaagcttcttattttttaaacatgagAAGTATTCGTccacaaaatcaaacaataaataataatacaccGAATTCTACCCTATTCTTAGtctatgtatgtatgtgtatattcTTAAACTTCTGACTTTATAGCTCCAAAAGAAAGAATTCAACATGCTCTCACGTCTTCATTGCCTCACATTGTTGTGATGTTGTATAAATAGCCATTGCATGCAGCCCTTTTATTCACCAAGAAACACATACAGAAAACTTCGTTAAGGTTTGAAGAGATGGATCTTCGAAAAGTGATCAATGTGTTTCTAGCTTTCGTTGCTATTATCCTGTCTTCATGTGCTACTTCAAATGCGCAGCTTCAAGTTGGTTTCTATAATAGATCGTGCCCCTTAGCTGAATCCATAGTCAAAGAAGAAGTTCTGAAAGCTCTTTATGATGATCCTGGCTTGGCTGCTGGCCTGGTTAGATTGCATTTCCATGATGCGTTTGTCAgggtatgtatgtatatatatatatatattattaatagttTGTATactgttaattaatttatgcGTGTTAACATCTTTGCATATTAATTGTTAATGGTTAGGGTGCTGATGGATCAGTTCTGATCGATTCAACAAGCAACAACACAGCAGAAAAAGATGCACCACCAAACAATCCAAGTCTCCGAGGATTTGAAATCATCGATGCAGCGAAATCCCGGCTTGAGACAGAATGCAAAGGCATAGTCTCATGTGCTGATATCCTTGCATTTGCAGCAAGGGACAGTGTTCTATATGTATGTTCCTCGAAACTCTCTTtatcaacctttttttttctaatttaatcaAGTGTATTTAGTCACTGCAGGTATTAATTACActgtataattttgattaaaggtTTGTGTCTTGTGTTTATATATACGCAGAGCATGGGACTACCATATGCTGTGCCATCAGGTAGAAGAGATGGAAGGGTTTCGTTGGCTTCTGAGGCAATGTCCAACTTACCacctcctttttttaatatcactCAGCTCACACAAATCTTCAATGGCAAGGGTTTGTCACAAGAAGAAATGATCACTCTATCAGGTATATAAcatgaattatatatacatatatatatatagtattggGGAAGCCCTTAAAAAACTACATGTTTTTGCCATTCAGGAGCACACACAATTGGACGTTCTCACTGCAGTTCATTCAGCAACAGGCTCTATAACTTCAACTCAATAGTAAGTCAAGATCCAAGTCTAGATCCAAGTTATGCTGAACAACTAAAGACACAATGCCCAAATGGGAGCACTAACGCCAGCATTGTGGTGCCAATGGATCCAAACACTCCTACCAAATTTGACAGTAACTATTACAAGCTCATCTTGGCTAACCGTGGCTTATTCACATCAGATCAAACCCTAATGTCCACTCCagaaaccaagaaacaagtgcAAGTGAATGCATATGTTCCATTGTATTTCCAGTTGAAGTTTAGAGATGCATTTGTGAAGTTGGGAAAGATTGGAGTGCTTACTGGAAATCAGGGAGAGATCCGTATCAACTGCAGGGTCATCAACTCATGATATAACTAATGTTATATTCATTCCTATCtgatttttgctatttttgttttgtgttttgcgGCAACAAAATAAGTTGTTGTGTattgtttttgtcttttctATTTGAGAAATTATGATGTATTGCggtttatatgttttaattcaaaGATTTAatcttgaataattttttttttttaaatctcagtATTTTGTGCTTATAGTTGGGACCATCCGTAATGCCTTCTGTAATGaacttgagttattttttagattatcATCCCTTTTTGAAACTACTTGTCATCATATAACTATCACAGTTGTTAGGTCTATAAAAATGtgtcatatattatatatatatatatttgaaaaaggtATTAACCACTTACATTGATAAATAAAAGAGTAAACCCTTATGAAATATCGCAATTTAATCgctatattattttgattggaaaaatccAGTCCAGTTACTAACTTCGGTTAGTGGTTCCGTCCATTAACACTGATGTCacaagtgaaacaataaaatattacaaaaaataaaattaaaaaattcacatCATTGCCCTCTTCTGTTTGCCCATGATCCTCCAACCCTAACCTCCACTGCACACCGGCAACTCTTCTCAGTCCCGGCCATCATTCCTCCCATCTTCGTCAGTAACCTCCGGCGCCATTGAAGAGAACACTGCAGCCACCCCATTTAGCAATGAGATTACCTTAGTCGAGCACCTATTGCCACATTCTAATGTGATGGCTTGAACTTGGAGAAAGAAATCACTACACTGAtcataaagatggaaaagaTAATCCAGGTCATTCTTTTCGACTCAAGTGATTTCACTGAGTTTGGTGACGATAAACAGGTGCTCGCATTGGCGTCCTCCGACAGCGCACCCGTATTCACCACCACTGTGATTTGCAAAGAAATTTCACAGATGATTaaaggaaattaaaaagaatcaaactcaCAACAAGTAAATCAAGAAACAGATCACTTCCACATTTCATAACCCTCTATGTTTAATTTATTGCAAGCTTATTATATAAGCCAAATGAAGGGTTCAGATTAAATCCCAAAGGTGGGATCCTCACTTAAAACTAATCCTACGGTCTAGATTGCAACATCCAAACTCCACCAATTACACACAGCTAATAGACTCCACGTGTCAGCCAGAGAACACCCAACTTATCCACACGTCACCACGACATTGCCCTTCACTTCATTCTTTATAAGAAGTCACCACTTGACCTCTACTCATTCGGATGGCAGGTAGGAATCATCACTCTAGTGCAACATAATTATCATTTGGCATCTGATGTTTGTCTCAGAAAGTCGTTGTTCAAGGTCAAGGTAAAGTATTCAAAGATGTGATTGAGCCACTAGAAAGAGTTAACGCTAACACAGTCGCAACTACAAGGGAGATATTAGAGACCTTGGATCACCACAAGAGGTCTGTCATCCTTGAATCACTGAACTCAATGTTGTTATATGCTTAATCTGAGAAGGTTGAATTCAATTCGTACTTGGTTGCTGAGACTCTGATAAAATAAGGTTTTGGCTCCTCCTTCGCAGAAGACAAAGTTGGTTGATGCATCAGAGGTTTTACTTCCTTTTCCCTTCTTCTGATTAGTTTAAGAATAGCATCGTTATGCTGACATTTGTAAATGTTCTAATCCAGCATGATGTTGATGGTAAAACATATTATACTTTTAAGTTCATCACACAGGCACCAAACTTCACTCGCCATGCTCTTGGTATTGTTACGATTGGAAATCATACTTATTGAGATGATGACAAAATTTACAGGAGGTTCTACACATTAACAACAGTAGTTAATGAGAGGAGgtgggagaagatgaaggatAAACTGCACACTGATATTGATTCATtcaaaacttttgttgtttgattgagcTCTCTTTCGCTTACTTTCCCTCTTTATTTGTAAAGACACAAGAGGGATAAAGTTAAACAGACCCTCAGTTCTCAATACCACTGCATTGCAGAGATGAAACTATTGCTATTCTTTCTTTGTTCAATCAAAGACCACCAGTTTTTCATACTCTTTACCAGAGATTGCAAGGTCCATGATAGCAACTGGATTCACAATGCCACCTCCCTCCAGGAACAGCTTCACCAGATTCTTTGAGAATCCGCTGACAAGCGCCACCGCCTTCTGGTTAGCAGTTACTGGGACCGAGCTCGAATCCCTGAGGTTCCAAAACACAATCTCCGGAATTGCCTCACCGTAACCGCAGGCCTGAAACTTCCTGCAGATCACTTCATAGTCAGTCTCCCAATTGCTCTCCGATGCCTGGTCGAACTCCATATCACTGAACACGAAAACTCTCTTGATCATCTGCTCTGGCGGCAAATTCCCCTGCACAGCCACCTGCAGAATCTGATCAAACACTTTCTGGAAGTCAGTGTTCATCCCCCAATTCATTGTCCTCACAAACTCACTCTTTTCCCTCAATGTATTGCCTGTGATCTTGTGGAGTTGAGGTTCACCGCTGAATGTGATCACTCTTCCCTTCCATGGCTCCTCACTGAGCTCTGAGATAAGGTATCCCCATGGCCACACAGACCTCCATTGGAGTCCCACTCATGCTCCCAGAGACATCACAAACAGCAATGCAGTTGTTAAGCTTACCTAGCTTCAAAACG from Dioscorea cayenensis subsp. rotundata cultivar TDr96_F1 chromosome 7, TDr96_F1_v2_PseudoChromosome.rev07_lg8_w22 25.fasta, whole genome shotgun sequence carries:
- the LOC120265910 gene encoding peroxidase 5-like — protein: MDLRKVINVFLAFVAIILSSCATSNAQLQVGFYNRSCPLAESIVKEEVLKALYDDPGLAAGLVRLHFHDAFVRGADGSVLIDSTSNNTAEKDAPPNNPSLRGFEIIDAAKSRLETECKGIVSCADILAFAARDSVLYSMGLPYAVPSGRRDGRVSLASEAMSNLPPPFFNITQLTQIFNGKGLSQEEMITLSGAHTIGRSHCSSFSNRLYNFNSIVSQDPSLDPSYAEQLKTQCPNGSTNASIVVPMDPNTPTKFDSNYYKLILANRGLFTSDQTLMSTPETKKQVQVNAYVPLYFQLKFRDAFVKLGKIGVLTGNQGEIRINCRVINS
- the LOC120265271 gene encoding psbP-like protein 1, chloroplastic, whose protein sequence is MEKIIQVILFDSSDFTEFGDDKQVLALASSDSAPVFTTTKVVVQGQGKVFKDVIEPLERVNANTVATTREILETLDHHKRRFYTLTTVVNERRWEKMKDKLHTDIDSFKTFVV